A stretch of DNA from Halorubrum sp. BOL3-1:
CCTGAATATCTTCGCGATCGGTGCGGTCGTTCACCTCGTTCCGATCGGCCACGACGTGCTCGCCGACGCCGTGCTCATCGCCCGGCGACAGTGACACAGCATGTACGAGACAATCCTCTTTCCGACGGACGGCAGCGAAGCGACGATCAGCGCCGCGAAACACGCGTTCAGTCACGCGGAGCGGTACGACGCGGAAATACACGTCCTCTCGATCGTCGAACTCGCCAGCGGACTCGGGACCGCCGGGCGCGACGAGGCGGAGCTCGACGAGCGGCGAGCCGACCGGCTCTCGGCGGCCGAACGGATCGCCTCGCAGACCGCGCCCGACGGGGTTGAAGCGACGATCACGGTCGAGCTCGGCAGTCCCGCGAGGGTGATAACGGAGTACGTCGACCAGAACGCGATCGACCTCGTGGTGATGAGTACGAAGGGCCGGAGCGGGGCGGAACGGATCGTCTTCGGTAGCATCACCGACGAGGTCGTCCGGCACGCGGACGCCCCCGTGCTCGCGGTTCAGCGATGACTCGTCTACCGCTCGACGGTGCGGTCGGTCAGAGGTCGGACCACGCGCCGAGAAACCGCTGGACCGCAGTGAGGTGTCCCACGACCGCGAACAGCGCGAGCAGGAGACCGACGGCGTTCAGTCCGGCGACGATCGGTGCCGGGTAGACTGCGGCGACGACGCCCACGATGCCCATGAGCGCGAGCCGGTCCGCTCGGCCGAGGAGTCCCCCGTACTCGCGGCCGATCCCGACCGCCTGGATCTGCGTGCCGAGGTAGGAGGTGAGCAGGACGCCCGTGACGGCGGCGAAGCCGAGCGCGTACGCCTCGATCCCGGCCGTGAGACCCGCGATGACCGCCACGTCGGCGTAGCGGTCGAGGACGTGGTCGAGGAAGTCGCCGCCGTCGGAGGCGACCCCCTGACGGCGCGCGAGGGCCCCGTCGACGAGGTCGAGCCAGCCGTTGAGAGTGACGAGCAGCGCGCCGGCCGCGTAGAAGGGGGCCGACCCGGCGGCGAAGGCGCCGGCGGCCGCGACCGCGACGAGAAAGGCGATCACGCTCACCTGGTCGGGCGAGAGTCCGAGCCTGTCGGCCGCCGACACCCACGGGCCGAGCAGGCGGTCCGCCACGGAGCGGTACCGGTCGAGAGTCATCTATCGCCTCGACGCTCGCGTTCGGCTCATATATAATCGATGAAGTCGACGGTGCCGGCGCTCGGCTCGCGCTCTCCCTCGATCGCCGCGCGGATCGCGTCGGCCACTCCGTCGGGGTCGCGGTCGGTGGCGTCGACCTCGTAGACGTTCTCCGGGCCGTGTTCCGCGACCGCCTCGGAGAGGATCACGTCGAGCGCCTCGCTCTCCGCGTTCTCGGCCGCGGTCTCGGCCGATTCGCCCCGCGCTTCGAGCCGGGACTCGATCGTCTCGGGACGACACCGCAACACGACGACGCGGTCGATGTCGAACCGGTGGGCGAGGTGGGAGTCGAGGACGCCGGTCCAGTCGCCGAGGTGCTCCCGGACCGCGTCAAGGTCGGCGACGAGCGTGTCGCGGTCGGCGTCGCGTTCGGTCCAGAGGCCGTCGTCCGACTTGATCCGGTCGTTGAGGTGGATCACGTCGTACTCGCCTTCGAGCAGCGTCGTCGCGGTCGATTTTCCCGTTCCGGGAGTGCCGGTGACGGCGACGCGGTCCGCCCGGCCGCGGTTCGCGTCGTCCGGGGTTTCGGAACCGTCCGTCACGCGCTCACACCGAGTTCGAGATCCGCCAGCGTCTCGTTGAGCCGCGCGACCGCCTCAGGGGTCTCCTCCCGGGTGCCCGTCGAGATCCGGACGTGTTCCGGGAGTCCGAACGAGGTGCAGTCACGGATTATCACGCCGCGCTCCTGTGCCGCCTCGGCGACGCGCTCGCCGTCGCCGACCGCGGCGAGGACGAAGTTCCCGGCGGAGGCGACGGTCGGCGCGTCGAGTTCCTCCGCGATGTACTCGCGAGCCCAGCGGGAGGTCTCGACCGTCTTCTCGACGTGTTCGTCGTCGTCGAGCGCGGCGAGCGCGGCCCGACAGGCCAGCTCGTTCGCCGCGAACGGGGTGTTGACGCGGGCGTACGCCTCGCCCCACGCTTCGGGGACGACGCTGTAGCCAATCCGGAGTCCCGCGAGACCGTACGCCTTCGAGAAGGTGCGGAGGACCGCCACGTCGTCGCACTCGTCGACGAGGGGGATCGCGCTGTCGACGCCGGCGAACTCGCCGTACGCCTCGTCGACGACGACGAGCGTCTCCGGCGCGGTCGCGTCCGCGATCGCCTCGACCTCGTCGAGCGGCATCGTGGACCCGGAGGGGTTGTGCGGCGAGGTGACGTAGACGATCCGCTCGCCGTCGTACGCGGACAGCACCGTCCCCGCGTCCTGCGCGAACCCGTCGGCCGGGGAGAGACCGTACTCCGTCACCTCGCCGCTGTGGTACCGCGACGACATCGCGTAGTAGGCGAAGCCGGGAGTCGGCGCCAACACCTCGTCGCCCGGCTCCAGGGCGGCGCGCGAGAGGTAGTCGATCGAGCCGTCGGCGCCCGGCGACACCCACACCTGCTCGCCGTCGACGCCCCACTGCTCGGCTATCTTCGCGGTGAGGTCCGTGTGCGAGGACTTCGGGTACTGGTTCACGCGGTCGGCGCGCTCGCGGATCGCCTCGACGGCCGCCGGACTCGGGCCGTGCGGGTTCTCGTTCGAGGAGAGCTTGATGAGGTCGTCGGGGTCGATCCCGCGCTCGCGGGCGACCTCCTCGACGCCCCGCCCAGGCGCGTACTCCGAGTGGTCGGAGAGATCCCGTGGTTGCATGCCCGAGAGTCGGGGGTCGTCGGGCTTAAGGGTGGTCTTGGCGACCGCCGGTCACACGGACGAGCTCCCGCCGGTCACGCCGACGAGTCCCCGCCCGTCAACCGCCGTTCCGCCTCGTCGACGACGTCGGGCCGCCCCGCGAGGTCGACGGTGACGGTCTCGCTCCCGTAGTCGACGCCGGCGACGACGCCCCGGTCGTACGCCCACGAGAGCGCGGTCTGCGCGTCGCCGCCG
This window harbors:
- a CDS encoding adenylate kinase family protein, whose product is MTDGSETPDDANRGRADRVAVTGTPGTGKSTATTLLEGEYDVIHLNDRIKSDDGLWTERDADRDTLVADLDAVREHLGDWTGVLDSHLAHRFDIDRVVVLRCRPETIESRLEARGESAETAAENAESEALDVILSEAVAEHGPENVYEVDATDRDPDGVADAIRAAIEGEREPSAGTVDFIDYI
- a CDS encoding CDP-alcohol phosphatidyltransferase family protein, which translates into the protein MTLDRYRSVADRLLGPWVSAADRLGLSPDQVSVIAFLVAVAAAGAFAAGSAPFYAAGALLVTLNGWLDLVDGALARRQGVASDGGDFLDHVLDRYADVAVIAGLTAGIEAYALGFAAVTGVLLTSYLGTQIQAVGIGREYGGLLGRADRLALMGIVGVVAAVYPAPIVAGLNAVGLLLALFAVVGHLTAVQRFLGAWSDL
- a CDS encoding universal stress protein, with amino-acid sequence MYETILFPTDGSEATISAAKHAFSHAERYDAEIHVLSIVELASGLGTAGRDEAELDERRADRLSAAERIASQTAPDGVEATITVELGSPARVITEYVDQNAIDLVVMSTKGRSGAERIVFGSITDEVVRHADAPVLAVQR
- the hisC gene encoding histidinol-phosphate transaminase, with amino-acid sequence MQPRDLSDHSEYAPGRGVEEVARERGIDPDDLIKLSSNENPHGPSPAAVEAIRERADRVNQYPKSSHTDLTAKIAEQWGVDGEQVWVSPGADGSIDYLSRAALEPGDEVLAPTPGFAYYAMSSRYHSGEVTEYGLSPADGFAQDAGTVLSAYDGERIVYVTSPHNPSGSTMPLDEVEAIADATAPETLVVVDEAYGEFAGVDSAIPLVDECDDVAVLRTFSKAYGLAGLRIGYSVVPEAWGEAYARVNTPFAANELACRAALAALDDDEHVEKTVETSRWAREYIAEELDAPTVASAGNFVLAAVGDGERVAEAAQERGVIIRDCTSFGLPEHVRISTGTREETPEAVARLNETLADLELGVSA